In Lolium perenne isolate Kyuss_39 chromosome 5, Kyuss_2.0, whole genome shotgun sequence, the sequence ctacgctactcaaccaaacgctccagcccaagagctgaagaccataccaatcacctggccgtttgcggtctgggggctcgatatggttggtaagttaaaaagatcatctcctggcggttttgaataccttctggtcgctgttgacaagttcagcaagtggatcgaggcaaagccagtgaggaaagccgacggtgctacggcattaaaatttgtctgcagcctcgtgatgagattcggcatcccacacagcataatcacagacaatggcacaaacttcacacagggagaattgaaggattactgtgagacagtagggattcgactggaccttgcatctatggctcatccacaatcaaatggtcaggttgaaagggctaatggcctcatattatcaggaattaagccacgccttgaagaaccgctgcgaagaGCAGCTggggcttgggctgatgagttggaagctgttttgtggagtttacgaactacccctaacagatcaacagggtttaccccatttttcctggtatacgggtccgaagccgtgcttccctccgacatcatccacgattcaccacgagtttccgcctacaatcaaGAAACAGCTGataaggccagacagctatctgtggacctgatcgaggaagctcggaatttagctgaccagcgctccgccatctaccagcagaagctccgacgttatcacagtcgtcgagtccggaatcgctccttcatggcaggagacctgttcctccgccttcggcaggtgaaagaccgctacagtctccatgggaaggacccttcgtcgttagcaaagtgcttcataacgggtcgtactaccttgtcgatttccgcgagctgaaggatagacctgctaattggcaccggaaatgcaagcgtgaggatccggatgacatctacgacgagacagatcgcccttggaacatcgcacagctacgtcctttctacacttagcgtattttttctgagttacaaactctgtaatagttatacatgatcaatgaaataaagcttatggttcactctctgagtcttttacctcctttacttgttcatttttagatcatgtatgttttccgactaaagccgtagagctggatttttccgcctaggcgtgtataaaagttgtgattttcaaaaatcgtcctttaggacgtaagcttaagttttctgattaaattgttatctgttgcgaactcgtggattcctagtagcgatttccggcacctatgcttgggggcttatttccgcggttattgacggattgccattgggcttcgtcgccgctggcgagtgtttccggctaaggtcctccggctcgcggaaggtcaagcgggcaagccggaaaaacagtaaaatcagcacttgctttccgacataaaacgaaacatgcgcataatattaacggattgcaggataagtgtttccgccccatgcatagttgtttcgtccctagctacttaagaatttaaagtcttattacaaacccactctggggtcaaaatgatgcaacttgtttcattgtctaaacaggaactctactcggagtcctcttcttcagattcctggtaggcggagccgtcgtcgtcgctgtcaccggatccggcttcggagtcatcaccagagccttctccggaatgctcgacgcttgacccggagccttccccataatactccggctcaccctcttcctcctctgcatcggaaaatccattgggcagatcgtatttgttgtaccagaacgagtgattcactcgcctgacaaacaactgctcatagccttgagtttccgcaaggatggcacccatgtcggaaccctctggggctccgcgtgcaacattcgcaaagttgagcaaggggaagtgagccttgcaggtggccaagaccagggaggcgactccgcgtgcggaagatttttgccagtccttgatgaaatccggcacttgttccataagattggtcatcgtatcgatgattgtagttttggccttcttcagagacagagtcttggcgattccacgacaggcttcaaataacgcgtcaatggaaatccgcgcttcatcgtatgcttccgtcctcttcaggttcgactcttttgaccactcgaagccaaggctcgctgtggaagaaggaAGTCCAGTTCTGTTAGAAAGAAAGCATATAAGGTAGTCGGAGCAACGACACGGAAAaaagcttacggaagataagtttgtcgatggcctccgcctccgcttctagaactttgttcttggctaccaaggaaatcacgcgaccctggctcttctccagtttttcattcagctccgccaggttgcgggcatgcttctcggagagctctttcctcgcctcagtctccttgttGGAAGATTCCTGGATGAAGGttttgagggattcgttctccgcctcaagcaccttgaccttggcggacagctcatcaaacgaggagtgcttggcagtttcttctgaaggcggAAAGTTGCACATATCAAACATCATGAACAGTTATATCAATATACGAAAGCAAAACTCGGATCTTGTACCATGGAGGCGGGTCTCAAGAAGCTGGATAGCCTTCTGGCTGTTTTCCGCGTTCTGACGCAGCCCTtcgatctccgtgatctgctccaACACATGAACGCGGAGATcctcgtgcaatttccgcgtcgtctgagaagcagagaggagttagccggatatttaaaatctggggggctggcgaggaattcaaagtcttgaaggaataaaattttaaaattccgcctaaggtacatctGGAGAAAGCATCAGCTAACACATGTTACTCggaaatgtctgacccaatgcttgggggctagtattacctgccgcacttctttgtgcttggcgaaaaactctTTCAGATCGTTCTCTAGGTCGGTGAGCTCCTGCATCTCCTCATCCGACTTCCCCcagaccttgttcagcatggcggaaacttccgcatgACGCTCTGCGAGGGTAAGCTTTTGAAGAGACTGAGTCGGTCGGGGGTCCACCCGGATCGCGTTGGAGGCTTGAACGAGCTTCACTTTCTCCTCATATTATTCCTCTGTGGGCTCCGCGAAAGTCGCATCTGCTTGATCTTGTGGAGGAACAGACGAggaggcacccttggcggaatcgcCATGGTCGGCGGGATCttccggaaggtcatcaaggttgatgacatctttgggatccggcttggaggcaGACGAAGCTTTGGGTGGGACCTCCACCTCTGGAGTAACAGGAactgaagccggagacggcttgaccttcttcttcaagacctttggagccttggggggctggctttcgGAGCTTcggtaaaaagaaaaaaaaacataacAACTAAGTGAGGGATTGCTCGTAAAGtcagaacttggatctcggaaatatacacttacccggaaggcttgaagaagtgctggatggcgggctgccccttgttgctggtgttaatcagcttgaggcgcttcttttccgcctccgctttccgagtagccgcagtgctaagcacttcgcgggcgcgttttgCGGCGGGGCTGGGAGGAGCAGGCCTCTTCCTCTTAGGAGGGCGCGGGGCCTCGTGCGCTTCCGCCTCTGAAGCAGCTTCCGGATCCATGTtgccggtggaaggaacccggagcagagttccgagttcactttcttcgagcgcctcgagctaatgcaCAGAGTTAAACACTTAGTCAAAAAAAGTTTGAGTGCAAAGGAAAGCAATGGACTAAAAAGtcgagacgacgtaccgcggttccggagccattcgtgtgaatgtctttgttgcacacgtggATGTGGAGTTCACGCGGaaccttgatgaggagccggatcctcttgtcgatggcgtcggcagaaaggttgtcttttgtggcgcgcattgggtcgtcgcgccctgtgtactggaacatcagccggtccctatgttggagcggctggatccgcttggtgaaccaggaaagggtcaagtccttccctgtcagcccctcctccgtcagcttgcagatccgcctgacggcgcgtgtgagctggggcgactcggagaggtgggggcagtgtgtccatgtcggaagctcggtggcggggcagttcttgaacggcggcagcttccttgtgctcgccgggtcgaaaatgtccttcaaatagaagaagcctccggaccagtaccgcgcggactcgtggcggtcggtgtgggggtagacgcggcccgggcggatcatgaaggtgatggatccgcatgttgcGAGCTCAGTGGAGTtccggatcctctccttcttgacagtgaagtagtattgaaacaaggggagctcgggagttacccggagatggccctcgcacagggtgacgtgattgctgattgcaagcacgctgttcggagaaatgttgtggggttggagcccgtaaaccttcaggatctccaggaagaaatccgaaggcggaaatgaaaaaccccgctccaccagtgctttcgtcagcaccatTTCGTTGTCCTCCGGAGCTGGGGCTAAGGCATtgggaactgacctccagcttccgggttgcaggaaaccTTCCGTCTCGAGATTCGTCAGCTCCGTCttggtggtggtgcatggccaccattttcccttggcttcagcatctcgttggcgagcctttgattttttggctgcggcctcttccgccttgtGATCCGCCTGATCCTCCCCGGAGGCCTTCTCCGGGTTAGCGGAAGTCCCTTCGgtttccttgccggaatcctttgaaggacccagcttaactggagcgaaaggtggaggggcggaggagattggggtgGCCATGATTGGTTCAGAggctggaggcggagtcgttgaagacatctgaagaaaagacGAATGGCGGAAAACGTTCTTTAGTCGGATCCAGCATCGTCTTCCCCaaattcatccctaccaactacggcgcaaaGGTGAAGGTCGAGAACTCACCGTAATGGCTTCTGCggcggtcggagtcgccggcgacgaggtttccgcgcggtggttcgctgatgttaagaacaggatgaactcgACGCGGTGGCGAAGCAGCTCCGGCGAAGTTCCGGCgagattccggcacggcggagagggagctcgcggcggcgctttgcagagaggtgagaaggggggtgaatgagggttaaggcgtcgacggcggatatttataggctggcgggacgagattcgtgttccgcatcctgtggtcggaacgcaagcgtcgcaccgttggatgctcgacacgtgtcctaaaccctaaacggtaaaaatggctagagataagttaccgcacaaatcgcgcgaaaatggcgccagaattggcggaaccgtttgagtcttttaagattccgggtaattgcgtgaagataaattggctctcattcgcaagcaggggagtaacccggaaacgtATTTTCGgatcgtcgatggatgaagtcccgcaggatgggagcattttccggctataagttggaaaaagacgaaaatgtgaagttggagttcttcaagtttctccgcgttaccaatattgtcggagaccatgatggactagcgaggcggaaacagcaggtgaaactcggagaactctgggggctactgttgtgggtatacttcatgggtgtaccatcgacagtgcctaggtccggcaagcccgggtggcccatagatggtgatgaggcatgtggcccatcgggcggcccagttgctgttgatcctgacggaaaaTGTCCGGcctaggagcagggagccggatccaaccgacattcaggaggaacccggatccacggaggcccattaagggacccggatccggtacgacgtagatggaagggcggatccttggcgtacacggcaagacattgtaccgtagttaggaaacctgtatccggctaggactctccatgtaaaccctagatccgtgcgcctttataagccggatcccgggagccctagaggcagaacctcaactcattgtaacatcgcgaaagcgcccagataattccagacaagcagcagtaggccctgtcatcgtgcaggtgttccgaagctgggtaaatcgcgtaccaccgtcccgtgtgcactccgccctatggcccctacttct encodes:
- the LOC139831745 gene encoding uncharacterized protein, coding for MLNKVWGKSDEEMQELTDLENDLKEFFAKHKETTRKLHEDLRVHVLEQITEIEGLRQNAENSQKAIQLLETRLHEETAKHSSFDELSAKVKVLEAENESLKTFIQESSNKETEARKELSEKHARNLAELNEKLEKSQGRVISLVAKNKVLEAEAEAIDKLIFPSLGFEWSKESNLKRTEAYDEARISIDALFEACRGIAKTLSLKKAKTTIIDTMTNLMEQVPDFIKDWQKSSARGVASLVLATCKAHFPLLNFANVARGAPEGSDMGAILAETQGYEQLFVRRVNHSFWYNKYDLPNGFSDAEEEEGEPEYYGEGSGSSVEHSGEGSGDDSEAGSGDSDDDGSAYQESEEEDSE